The genomic stretch TGTTGAGGAGTTACGAAAATTCTCCGAATGGCtcttggagattggagatggtatAGCAGGCGGTGAAAATGATGGAGAAGTTGATCTAGAATTACCAGCCGACTTACTAATTCAGGATGTGACGAATCCTATTAAGACATTAGTAGATGTCACTTATCCGGATCTGCTAGCACAATTGTGGAATCCGGAATATCTCCAACAAAGGGCAATCCTGGCCCCTACTCACGAGATTGTTGAATCAGTAAATGAATATGTGTTGTCGCTTATTGAAAAGGATGAGAGAATTTATTTAAGCTCCGATGAGGTGTGTAGTGATGACAGAGGTACAGGTGGCGGTGACATTCACTCTATTGAATTCCTCAACAGTATTAAATGTGCCGGACTCCCGAATCACCAGTTGAAGTTGAAGGTCGGTGCTATGGTGATGCTTCTGCGAAACATTGATCAATCACGTGGGTTGTGTAACGGCACGAGACTAATTGTGACGGATCTGGGGGAACGCGTGATAAGATGTACTGTCTTAACTGGTAGTCATAAAGGTGATAGAGTGCATATTGCTCGACTAACACTTACTCCATCGGACACCAGTAAATTTCCGGTACGTTTCAGTAGAAGACAATTCCCCATCGCTGTTTGTTTTGCAATGACGATAAACAAGAGTCAAGGCCAGTCTTTATCTCAGGTCAGCATCTATCTTCCAAGACCAGTGTTTAGTCATGGCCAGCTTTATGTCGCACTTTCCAGGGTCACCCGAAAAGAAGGCTTGAAAATTTTAATTTGTGACTCAGATATGCGTACTTCTACTACGACTACTAATGTAGTGTATcacgaaatttttcaatttttagaataacttgcatttgttaaagttgattattagaTGTATTTTTCTTTTATCCGATTGTAAAGTTTTGTATGTATGCATTTTTTATTGACAATATTAGATTACGTTATTTTCTTATAAAGCAGTGCATGTGAAGACATGTttttaacaaatttaaacattaattatgtacatTGTTGATTTAGACCATTTAGAtaggtacaatagaaatgcaaaaacaaatatacattaaaaaaaattcattccggcccaaatacatacccgtgcaattttgcacgggtttaaaactagttaaacTTTAAAGGAATCGCGAACTTAAGTTGAATCATGTTTTTAAAATAatgtttaaaaataaaaaattcggGATATCACAACTTTAAAAGTCAATTAAAAAATCTTTACGAATTAAAACTTTCTCATACCCTAGCCTCCATCAATTAAATCTGGGGCTTCCATCGACCAttgatcgatggtaagcccctcaAATAGTTTAATTTATTATCAATTACTAGTAtgaaatatgatgaattaatcaataaaagtctccattTTGGTGAGATTCGTTTTTCCGTCTCTATTTTTGGAGTTTTCTTAGTACTTGTCTTTTTAGGGTTTAGTATTTATTATTGGAATTATAGATAAGGGTGGTTTGTTGAGGATTCATCATAGGATAGTGCTTTTTATCGCCCAAGTTTTactagggtgtgtttggattgactgatttggagagaaaagaaagggagggagagtaaggGATTTAAAACCCTTATTTGGATAGTAAATGAGGgtagagggaaatggagggggagagatttggagggatccaatttccctcctccaaggctaatcaaaatctcttcacaatgggcaagatttggaggaaaattgtatccaaacaaccacacttcattccccctccccttcccttctctcccttttccttccctctttccccctcccctccctttccctccacatttactatccaaacacaccctaaatgtCGCCCAAAAATGACATAAATTTTCCGATTTTAACACTCATTATCTCTCTATTCCTTTAAAAAAAGATTATTGCGACTGTTTATAATTTTTCCACAAAATCATAAACACATAAACTTGATTAGATAATGAAAACATTTTCGATCATGAATAAGAACGATTTACACTTTAATTAATTCTTTACACTCAACCATTCcaatcctctatttactaaataAATAGGCGAAACTCTTATTTTTCCCGCCTAAgtaatatttcctaaaataaagtgTAGTATTTTTAGCCTATATTATCTCACAATCTTTTAATGACACAatcttttaataaatttaatatttaaaaTATTCTATATTATTTCACATTATACATAAATTTATCTCCATAATTATATGATAAAAAAATTgtatactttttttttaaataattgaaTATATAAAAATTCATTGACATTTAatgataagaagttgcacaaAAAATGTTAATAGTAAATATATTTTAaaaataacatcattaatttcttgGTAAAAAgaaattttttattaaaatattcatTTCATGactttttacaattttaattttcattgctcaaattaaaataaagtgatgagaaacataaaaaataagtgagttattaatttaaaatccataaataatacGGATTACACTAAAaagtaaaattttataaatacCGTGCGTATATTGCACGAGATCTAAACTAGTTCATATTAAACAATCATTAGTTCATGAACCACATACTTCATCATAAAAATCGATTAAGCATAATTCATGAGACATCATCatcaatttcaaattttcaattcataatcaactacagTATCACGTGAGTATCAACCTATAACATCACCACCAACAAACCTAGAAAACCCAATTTGTCACCACCAAGCCATCTTCTTCCGGCAGTAGCTAATATTATTGATTTCATTGTAAAGGGATTAGTCGATTAGGTTGCTCGTAGTTATGGAAGTCTGTAGATTGATTGATTCATTCTTCTATATTGTtaaaaggaggatgatgatgatgatgatgatgatgatgatgatgatgatgatgaatgttAAAGAGGATATAGTGGCCTAGTAGGGGAGGTGAAAGGAATTGATGAAAATGAACTAATAAGAGGGGTAATTTTGACTTTTACTCCGGCGAAATTAGTAATTTTAGGGCGATAAAAAGAAAAAGTGTTAATCAAACCCGTTTTTATCCGAAACCTGACCTGAAACCCGTATAAACCCGACCCATATAAACCCGTATTTTACAAACCCGAGATGGACTCAACTCGTATTTTACCCGAACTCGAAACGACCGAACCCGTGTTTAATAGGTCTAGGCGTCTAGCCGTATCTCAAGTCTGAGAGCACAAACAAACTCTCCTTCCCATAGGTTAAAATTCTTGAGTTTCCAGTGCTGTTCACCTATTGTTTTTATTTCACAGTTGCCATGAACGAGGTACGTTACTCTTATCTAAACCTAAATTTGATTGAACTCCCCCCAACTTGAAACTTAGTTTGctgattttttgttttttgtatGTTGTCTTATTAGCCTATCATCTATCAACGTTTCAAGTGTAAACCCCTCCCTAAGGAGCCCAACCTGTCTCAAAGGTTGCAATTTGCCTTGCAAAATGATGACAAAGATGAATTTATGAGGCTTATCAAACACGACGGATTCCCAGAATTAAGACAACAACCCTTAACTTGTTTTACACGTGATATCTTTGTATATGACGCTCTGGAAATTGCTATTGCGGTTTTTAATGGTGAAACTAAAGGTATTATTGATATGGAACACTCATTCAAGGATGGATTCACTCCTCTTCATTTTGCCACTTTCTACCACGCTCCTAGATTGACCAATTTTCTTCTTCATAGAGGTGACAATAATGTTGATGTCACCCCTTTTGACTTCGCCTTCGACCATATCAGGTAATTCAAATCAACTCCTTTACTTTCGTTTTCGCGAATGCGGATGTGGTAATTAACCTCTTTAACTTtgtgcaattgtgaaattagTCAGGAATctatttttgaaataatgctcaaaaataaaatatttgtcgttttgggttggttttgaaaatatttgtcaaaatggtgtccacgttgGCTCGGGATTTGTGGACCTAAAACACGtcactaccaatggcgtgtttataatgagtaggaaaagaaacttcattaaaaaatggactaaaacagaCACGTCACTCCCTATGGCGTGTCtatgtataatttttttttactttttattttttaaagTTCTGTCAGTTGAGAAAAAAATTTGTCGTAAAGACATGCCActgctaatggcgtgtttccttcacaaaacacaCGCCATTGATAGTGGtgtgtttcaggtctagaaattccgagcctacgtggacaccattttgacaaatattttcaaaacgacaaatattttatttttgagcattatttcaaaaatggattcgaaattaggccccataagtttCATTTGGAGCAATCAAGCTGTAAATATGTATGTAACAATGTTCttcaataattaattaaattatgtagAATTTTGTAAAGTTGTAATTAGTAAATTGTTAttatttaataaattgtttaatggcaatataaaatattttacttaaaatttttgtgaaattttttaaaaattggattaaatttcacttttggtgaaacttaagATGCTTCAGTTGCTCCAAATGAAGCTTATAAAGCCTAATTTCACAATTAAACAAAGTTAAGAGGCTTAATTACCACTTTTGCGGTTTTCGTTTTCATATAATCTAATTTGGCTCTTGATATTCATACATTTACATTATCCAGTTATTCTGGTTCTCGCAAATCACTCTTTGAGATGTTTACCTGGCTTTTCTATCATCATGTTTGTCctcttctcttgtttttatttatttatttatttatttttattttcatttgttgAATGTATCCATGAGACCCAACTTATAAAGGTATATTATGAGTGTTACAGAGGTGTAGCATGGAAGTAATAAGGATAATTGTACTAAATATGCAAAATACAAAACGGGTGAGGGAAAGATTTGTCAAATATGCACACGAGGGCCAAGTAAATAACTTAGCTGTGCTGTTTATGGCTGTTCCCGAGCTGTTCTTATCATCTCAAGGAAGTGAGTCGTCTTTGTTGAGCGAGCTCAAGCTTGAATTGAATCCCTTGGTGAATAATAATAAGGATATCGAAAAGCAACAGATGTCTCTATTGCTTGATATTTTTGCTATGGTCGGTCATCAGCTTGCTGCATATATAAGGCTTCAACAATTTTGTGTATGTTCTTCTCTCACATCTTCTTTTTTACTCGCGTACTTAATTCATTACTATGCCATAAGTTAAGTTTCACTCATTTCTTCAATAAAGGTGATACCTCACTTGGAAACAGCTTATGACTGTTATGATCAATCATATCTAGAAATGGATTTCTTCCTTCGTGAAGTTGCTCGCAAGAAGCCAGGAGTTTGTTCTACTGATTATTATTTAAGGTTTGTCTATTCGCTCTAAATATATATAATACCGATTTTACAGTGATTTCGGTTGCTCTTCTGCTAGTATTTTACACAAGCTCCTCCCTTTCAGATTTTTTGAAGCCGACCCGGTAAAATATGCTGATGATGTGCTGCCCGACTGGGATGATGTTAGCAAACAACTAACTCTTTTAAATTGTTATGTGCATTTTGAAAGTTCTCTAAACTTGAGCCTGATGGATTGATGTATCAGTTCACTTCTCAATTGAAGAAAAGCCCAGTATTCGAAGTATTCTCTTTCTTGCCTGATTTATTGGGAAGACAGGATTTCAATCGAACTGATATTTACAAGTACGACcagtcttcttcttcttcttcttcttcttttcgttTGTGTGCCGTGTGCCATctgcttatttatttattttttgtgtttgatgTACTAGGCTCATTCCCAGTCTAGACTCTCAGAGTGCAGGTATTTTGTTACTTGTTACTTGGCTTTTAACCATAGTCTTTATATACACCTTTTAGCTTAGGCAGATATGTGATAATGATAATGAATCAATTTCATTTTGAGGAAGTTGAGGTGGTAAGGGCATTGC from Silene latifolia isolate original U9 population chromosome 5, ASM4854445v1, whole genome shotgun sequence encodes the following:
- the LOC141656226 gene encoding uncharacterized protein LOC141656226; the encoded protein is MNEPIIYQRFKCKPLPKEPNLSQRLQFALQNDDKDEFMRLIKHDGFPELRQQPLTCFTRDIFVYDALEIAIAVFNGETKGIIDMEHSFKDGFTPLHFATFYHAPRLTNFLLHRGDNNVDVTPFDFAFDHISYSGSRKSLFEMFTWLFYHHRCSMEVIRIIVLNMQNTKRVRERFVKYAHEGQVNNLAVLFMAVPELFLSSQGSESSLLSELKLELNPLVNNNKDIEKQQMSLLLDIFAMVGHQLAAYIRLQQFCVIPHLETAYDCYDQSYLEMDFFLREVARKKPGVCSTDYYLRFFEADPVKYADDVLPDWDDFTSQLKKSPVFEVFSFLPDLLGRQDFNRTDIYKLIPSLDSQSAARLNSAIENKLASMSSLHDSLETTAKISKEGGKHLPLGFPIVFSKQEEGKHLPLRFPIISSKQSLRTSMASAKPIVKFTPIKRWENKVGLEIKLKSFFSFAKLSHWAQFAKHLLK